One region of Armigeres subalbatus isolate Guangzhou_Male chromosome 3, GZ_Asu_2, whole genome shotgun sequence genomic DNA includes:
- the LOC134223981 gene encoding uncharacterized protein LOC134223981, whose product MDCKKCHHPVITKEQPHIYCNGTCAEVYHATCVGLNKEQLAAVSPPYRNSFWLCDDCFTEFVQWRNEKKERNVSTANVQKSVGPKCVLHDDIIELKAKVDSIMSMLSSNGECNLDTVMKHSTPNQIVCSDPFTSGSSDQTALDDSARVSNSANDSFALLLTNIDSSVSEDDVQVMVSRCLGACDTECKSIRKLVPRWVDTSSLDYISFKIVLNRKWKSIAMMPSTWPRNVKSREFRQRQCTWKPDDS is encoded by the coding sequence ATGGATTGCAAAAAGTGCCACCATCCCGTCATAACGAAAGAACAGCCTCACATCTATTGTAATGGAACGTGCGCCGAAGTTTACCACGCTACTTGTGTTGGGTTGAACAAAGAACAACTTGCTGCTGTGTCGCCGCCGTACAGAAACAGCTTTTGGTTGTGTGATGATTGTTTTACTGAGTTCGTACAGTGGAGGAATGAGAAAAAGGAGAGAAACGTATCAACCGCAAACGTTCAAAAATCTGTGGGCCCGAAATGTGTACTTCATGATGACATTATTGAGCTCAAGGCAAAAGTTGATTCAATAATGTCTATGCTCTCTTCGAATGGAGAATGCAACTTGGATACTGTTATGAAACACTCTACTCCAAATCAAATCGTTTGTAGTGATCCGTTTACATCTGGTTCATCAGATCAAACAGCTCTGGATGATTCTGCGAGAGTATCAAATAGTGCTAATGATAGTTTCGCATTATTGCTTACAAATATCGACAGCAGTGTCTCTGAAGATGACGTTCAAGTGATGGTATCTAGATGTCTGGGTGCCTGTGATACTGAATGCAAAAGTATTAGGAAATTAGTACCGCGATGGGTCGATACCAGCTCTCTAGATTATATCTCATTCAAAATTGTATTGAATCGGAAATGGAAATCAATTGCTATGATGCCGTCTACGTGGCCAAGAAATGTTAAATCTCGTGAGTTTAGGCAGAGACAATGTACCTGGAAACCAGATGATAGTTAG